The Deltaproteobacteria bacterium sequence TAATCGGCGGCGGGGTCATTGGTTGTGAATATGCCTGTGTGTTTGCCTCCCTTGGGGTAAAGGTTGACCTTGTAGAAAAGAAATCAAGGCTTCTCCCATTTGCAGATGAAGAGATTGTAAACAGCCTTATTTACTGGATGAGGCACAGCGGCATCACCCTCAGACTCAGTGAAGAGGTGGTAAGGATAGTGGTAGAAAAGGAGGATCGGGTTGTTACCCACTTAAAAAGCGGAAAACAGGCTGTTTCAGAAAAGCTCCTCTATACCATGGGCAGGGTAGGAAATACTGACATGCTAAACCTTGGGGTAATAGGCTTAAGTCAGGACAACAGGGGCAGCCTCAGGGTGAACGAAAACTACCAGACCGCTGTCTCTCACATATATGCAGTAGGGGATGTTATAGGGTTCCCGGCGCTGGCATCTACATCAATGGAGCAGGGAAGAAAGGCGGTTTGTAACGCATTTAACAAAGAGCAGATTACCTGTGAGTTAGTTCCTCATCTTCCGTTTGCCATATACACGATTCCGGAGATATCCATGATTGGCGAAACAGAAGAAGGATTGACCGCAAAGGCCATACCTTATGAGGTTGGCTGCGCCCTTTTCCAGGAAGTTGCAAAGGGGCAGATAACCGGAGATATACATGGCATGCTTAAACTCCTTTTTCACAGAGAGGACAGGAGGCTCTTAGGCGTTCATATAATAGGGGAAAGGGCATCAGAACTTATACACATAGGCCAGGCAGTTATGAGTTTTGGAGGGACGATAGATTATTTTAAGGATACGGTCTTCAACTATCCAACATTATCAGATGCATATAAGGTTGCGGCATTGAACGGATTGAACAAGTTGTAAAAATCAAAAATCTGCCAGGCCAACATGAAGCTGATTATTGATGGAAAACTTGATATAATTAATCAAGGAGGAAACACCGATGAAACAGATAAAAATACTTCTTAAAGCCATAGTACTCTTTATAATTTTATTCATATTATCCGTCAATATAGCAGACGCAGAGACTATCAGGGGAACTGTCAAATATAAGTCAGCGGATGACGCAGGAAAGGCAGTGGTCTATATTGAAAACACAGGCGGCACATTCATACCTTCCGGAAAAAATCCCATTATGGACCAGATTGATATGACATTTGTTCCCTATGTGCTTCCTGTGCTTGTAGGTACCACAGTGGATTTTCATAACAGCGACGGTCTGCTTAATAATATCTATACACCGTCATGGGCGGGATATAAGTTCAACCTTGGCACCTATCCTAAAGGAGTGGTGAGGCCATTCACATTTGACCGTCTCGGCGAGGTAGTCGTTCTATGCAATATCCATCCTATGATGGAAGCCTATATACTGGCGCTGAAGAACCCCTATTTTGTAGTCCCGGACAAAGACGGGAAATACCAGATAAAGGATCTGCCTCCCGGGGTATATAACCTTAAGATGTGGTATAAGAAGGCTGTTAGCCCGGTTAAAAGCATAACAGTTGAAAAGGGAAAAGAGACAGTAGCTGATTTCAGATAGTATTTACACAGACTTATTAAAGGGGGACTGCAGATGAAACTCGCAATCAGAATAAAGCTTATGCTTGGTTACGCAGCCATCCTGTGTCTTATGCTGTCAGTAAGCATTCTGGGATATCTGGCGCTGGATAATGTCAGTAGAACTGCAAGCCAGATTCTTGTGCATGCGCATAAATATGACATAGTTAACAACCTCATGCAATCTGTAAAACTTTTCCTTGATATAAACGATGTGCTTATAAAAGATCCTGTGCACGATACAAGCTACTATGACTCGCTTGCCCTTGATGTGGAAAAAAAGATTTTATATACGGGTAAGCTCAGGCTCAAGGACAATGAAAAGAAATTTCTTAAAGAGGTGGATGATGAGTTAAATTTTATACGAAAAAGCACCAAGGTGTCTTTAGGCTGGACAGATGCGGAACGGAGCGCAAACCTTGTCTCCCTATTGAAGGATACGGACAGGGCAAAGCTTGCCCTTATTAACAATATGGATGCCTTGTATGACGAGACATGGCGATCGCTCGATAAAGTGGTCATAGTGGCTGATCAGGCGAAAGAGAAGGCCTTAAAGCAGATTATAACCTTTTCTATAATTGCGATAGTTGCCGGGATAGGGATATCCGTTTATATGGCGCATAGGATTACAACCCCCATAGGGGCATTATCCCTGGCTGCCAGTAGTGTTGCCAAGGGCGCCCCTTATCATGAGGTCGAGAAGACAACAGAGGATGAAATTGGGGATCTGGTTACCTCATTCAATCAAATGGCGCTTGACCTGAGGGCATCCAGAGACCAGATTGAGAAATATAATAAAGAACTTCAAACTATGGTGGATGAAAGAACCGCTGAACTGGAAAAAACAAAGGAATATCTGGAGAACATCATGGAATATTCCGGAGATATGATTATTACCACCACACTTTATGACGAAATCGTTCAGTTTAACAGGGGCGCCGAAAATATACTCGGCTATAATAGAGAAAATATGGTGGGTGTTAGATTTGAAGACATGTTTGTTGACAAGAGGGATTACAGGAGGATAAGGGAAAGGGCGGTCGAGTATGGAAATGTGTCAAATTACGATACAAGGCTTATGAAAAAGAGCGGAGATATTGTGCGTATCAGTCTCACAATTTCAAGATTAAAGGACAGGAGAGGCACGGTCATAGGCCTTGTAGTCATTGGAAAAGATATCACCAAAAAAGAAGAAGGCCTGAAAATATGAAAAAGGCTATTCAGCGAAGGACAGCTGTTTCTATATTTATAGTTGGAATACTCCCTATTATTGTGGGCACATCTTTTGTTTACCTCCAGGGCAGGAAGGAGCTCACAGAATCTGTAGGGAAGGACTTTGCGCGGATAACCAGAGAGATAGCAGGCAACATAGAAATAATCATAGAACAGTATGTTTCCAGCATCAGGGGTCTGGCCATATCCCCGGTCTTAAGAGATGCAGTCAGGTCTGCCAATAAGGCATATGCAGGCAGGGGAGAGGCCTCAATTGAAAAAGAGATACGGCAGATGGATCTGCAATGGGTAATGACTGGAAACAAAGACGAGTCTTTAAAAAAATATTTGTTAAACCTTGCTGCCAGATATCTTCTGGATATCAAGAAGCAGACAGGCGAATATGCGGAGCTTTTTATAACCGACTCAAGAGGCGCGCTGGTAGCGTCTACAGACAAGACCCAGTATCTTTATTTTGGGAATGAAGAGTGGTGGCAGACAGCCTATAATAACGGTAAAGGGGAATTATATATAAGCAAGATATATCTTGATCCGGATAAAAATCAGTATCTGCAGGGCATCGCAGCCCCTATCATGGACGAAGGAGGAAATCACCTTCTCGGTGTTGTACGTATAGTCCATAAGATAGAAAGGCTCTCACAGGTGGTGCAAAAACTTCGAATCGGCAAGAGCGGTCATGTCATGCTGCTCAATTCCTCCGGGTCAATTCTAATCTACTCTATGCTTCCTCCTCATATTCAGATGGTTACAGAGGAGCTTATGAGGGATATTACTTTAACCCGCAGAGGTTGGGCTGTTGTCAAGGATAATGCCCGTGGTGATGTAGATGCCATCTCAGGATTTGCTCCGTTAGCCTTCTCATTCGATTATGGGAAGAATATCTTTGGCGGTAACAAATGGTATACATTTGTCAGCCAGTCTCCGGAAGAAAGTTATGCGCCTATGAGCGCCCTGTTAAAAAGGACTCTGCTGCTTCTGGTCTTCTCGGTTGGCATCCTTTCCGCAATGGGATTCTGGGCAGCAAGAAGGATTGTAAAGCCTATCCATATTCTTGAGCGCGGCGCCAGGATTATAGGAAGCGGCGATATGAGCCATCGTATTGATATAAAGACAGGCGATGAGATAGAGGAACTTGCCATGGAATTCAATCAGATGGTGGAGAAAATAAACCAGTCGTATACCGAGTTGGAAAAACGTGTTGCAGAAAGGACCGAAGACCTGAAAAGAAGTTATAAGGAAATGGAGGATGTGAACCGTCTGAAATCGGAATTCCTTGCCAATATGTCGCACGAGCTCAGAACACCGCTCAATTCTATCCTTGGTTTTTCAGAGATGCTTTATGAAGGCATGTGCGGAGAATTAACTGCAAAGCAGACGGAATACGCGGAGTACATACACAAGAGCGGCAGTCATTTGCTTGCGCTGATAAACGACATCCTTGATATTTCAAAGATAGAGGCAGGCAAGATGGAGATAAAACCCGCAGAATTCTCTGTTACGGCTGCTATAAAAGAAACACAGGCCATCATATATCCAATGGCTTTCAAAAAAAGGATATCTATAGAGGTTAATATAGACGATAATATATCCACAATTGTGGCTGACAAAAGGATGTTTGAGCAGATAATGTATAACCTCATGAGCAATGCCGTCAAATTCACAGGGGAAGGCGGCTATATAAAAGTCAATGCCGTGTCCAACAACTATTATTTGCAGACATCTGTCATAGATAATGGGATAGGGATTAAAAGCGAAGACATAGACCTGATATTTAAGGAATTTAAACAGGCCGACAGTTCATTAAGCAGAAAACACGAAGGAACAGGGCTCGGTCTTGCCCTGACAAAACGTTATGTGGAAATGCAGGGAGGAAGCATAAGCGTGGATAGTGAATACGGCAAGGGGAGTAATTTTACATTCAGGCTTCCGGTGAACATAACACAGCTACCGCCACACACTCCGGCAGCCTGACCTGACAAATTATCTTCCATAACGTAAAGCCCGTACCTAGCCTCTTTTGGCCGGAAACGGGCTTTATAAATTTCCGCATCAGACCATTTTCATCGCCTCTATCAAAACATTAGCGACCTCCGGTCTTGAAAATTGCGGCGGTGGCATTGCCCCTGCCCTTAACATCTCCCTTACCTTTGTGCCTGAAAGTGTAACATGATGGCTGGAGTCATGGGGGCAGCTTTTATACGAAGCCATTCCCTCGCATTTTTTGCAGTAGAATGTATGGTCAAAAAACATCGGTGTTATACCGATCTCCTGAGGGTCAAATTCGTCAAATATATAATGGGCATCAAATGTGCCGTAGTAATTCCCTACACCTGCATGGTCCCTTCCGACAATAAAATGCGTGCAGCCATAGTTTTTTCTTATGAGCGCATGGAATATTGCCTCTTTTGGCCCTGCATATCTCATTGCCGCAGGATTTACAACAAGGGCAACCCTGTCCTTCGGGTAGTAGTTCTCTAATAATACCTCATAGCATTTCATCCTTACAGCAGCAGAGATATCATCTCCTTTTGTTTCACCGACAATCGGGTGGATCATAAGGCCGTCAACCACCTCTAAAGCGCACTTCTGTATATATTCATGCGCCCTGTGAATTGGATTTCTTGTCTGAAAGCCGACAACCCTCTTCCAACCCTTTTCTTTAAACAAATGCCGTGTTTCAACAGGGTCAAGCCTGTATTTTTTGAATTTCTCCTGTTTTACCCTGTGAATGACAGAAACCTTGCCCCCAAGAAGAATATCACCCATCTCAAAAACCTTTGCAACACCAGGATGCGCCATATCCTTTGTGCCATAGACCTGAATGGCCTCTTTTTCTTTATCGTGGCTGAATTTTTCCTCAACATGCAAGACTGCAAGTATCTCTCCTGCATCATTTACAAGGCTTGCATCTTCACCTTCTTTTATATTTTTTGCCTCATCCTTTGTAACAGAAAGTGTTATCGGGATTGTCCATGGAAGGCCGTTTGACAGCTTCATATTGTCCATGACGCTGTTATAGTCTCCCTTTTTCATAAATCCTTCAAGGGGGCTGAATGCGCCGATTGCAATCATCTCAAGGTCAGATATTTCTCTGTCACTCAGGTGCGTCTTTTTTAATTTTTGCGCCTTTTCTGAAATGGCATCCCTTTCCTTTCCTTCAAGAATCCTGTTCACAAGCCTGCCGCCATGCGGCTCAATAAGACCCATCATTTATTATCTCCTCCTTATGATAAGGTCAAGGTTGAGGATGAGGTTGAGAAAAAAATAAATCTTAATCTTAACCTTGACCTTAACCTCAACCTTTATTTATGTATTCCACATTCCTTTTTTTCATCTTCTTTGTGAAACCATCTCCACCTGCCAGAGCGGGGCGGCTCGCCTTTAACCAAGGGTGTTGAGCATATTATACAGCCGATAGAATCATAATCTTTGTCAAAGAGCTTATTATACGGCAGATTGTTTTCTTTGATATACTGCCATATATCTTCCATACTCCAGTCAGCAAGTGGATTTAGTTTTAGAATCTTCCTTCCATCTTCTTCAATAATCTCAGCCTTTGAGACAGTTTTTCTGTAATTAGATTGGTCTCTCCTTAAACCTGTTATCCAGACATCAAGGGTTTTTAATGCGCGTCTGTTAGGCTCAACCTTTCTTATAAAACAGCAATATTCCTGCTTTGCCTTATCCATAAAAAACAGATATTCGCCGAATTTCTTTATCATGTTCTC is a genomic window containing:
- a CDS encoding ATP-binding protein, encoding MKKAIQRRTAVSIFIVGILPIIVGTSFVYLQGRKELTESVGKDFARITREIAGNIEIIIEQYVSSIRGLAISPVLRDAVRSANKAYAGRGEASIEKEIRQMDLQWVMTGNKDESLKKYLLNLAARYLLDIKKQTGEYAELFITDSRGALVASTDKTQYLYFGNEEWWQTAYNNGKGELYISKIYLDPDKNQYLQGIAAPIMDEGGNHLLGVVRIVHKIERLSQVVQKLRIGKSGHVMLLNSSGSILIYSMLPPHIQMVTEELMRDITLTRRGWAVVKDNARGDVDAISGFAPLAFSFDYGKNIFGGNKWYTFVSQSPEESYAPMSALLKRTLLLLVFSVGILSAMGFWAARRIVKPIHILERGARIIGSGDMSHRIDIKTGDEIEELAMEFNQMVEKINQSYTELEKRVAERTEDLKRSYKEMEDVNRLKSEFLANMSHELRTPLNSILGFSEMLYEGMCGELTAKQTEYAEYIHKSGSHLLALINDILDISKIEAGKMEIKPAEFSVTAAIKETQAIIYPMAFKKRISIEVNIDDNISTIVADKRMFEQIMYNLMSNAVKFTGEGGYIKVNAVSNNYYLQTSVIDNGIGIKSEDIDLIFKEFKQADSSLSRKHEGTGLGLALTKRYVEMQGGSISVDSEYGKGSNFTFRLPVNITQLPPHTPAA
- a CDS encoding PAS domain S-box protein translates to MKLAIRIKLMLGYAAILCLMLSVSILGYLALDNVSRTASQILVHAHKYDIVNNLMQSVKLFLDINDVLIKDPVHDTSYYDSLALDVEKKILYTGKLRLKDNEKKFLKEVDDELNFIRKSTKVSLGWTDAERSANLVSLLKDTDRAKLALINNMDALYDETWRSLDKVVIVADQAKEKALKQIITFSIIAIVAGIGISVYMAHRITTPIGALSLAASSVAKGAPYHEVEKTTEDEIGDLVTSFNQMALDLRASRDQIEKYNKELQTMVDERTAELEKTKEYLENIMEYSGDMIITTTLYDEIVQFNRGAENILGYNRENMVGVRFEDMFVDKRDYRRIRERAVEYGNVSNYDTRLMKKSGDIVRISLTISRLKDRRGTVIGLVVIGKDITKKEEGLKI
- the sthA gene encoding Si-specific NAD(P)(+) transhydrogenase — translated: MLIVGSGPGGQRAAFQASKLKKKVAVIERQPYIGGAGLHTGTLPSKTLREAALFLAGFKQRAIFGFQLAIGREVTLQELMHRKTDVIKKQMEIIIDQFSRNNIEIIYGEASFIDEHRLAVKGATAAEELYGEVIIIATGTRPLRPKEVPFDESHIYDTDTILKIDNIPSTITIIGGGVIGCEYACVFASLGVKVDLVEKKSRLLPFADEEIVNSLIYWMRHSGITLRLSEEVVRIVVEKEDRVVTHLKSGKQAVSEKLLYTMGRVGNTDMLNLGVIGLSQDNRGSLRVNENYQTAVSHIYAVGDVIGFPALASTSMEQGRKAVCNAFNKEQITCELVPHLPFAIYTIPEISMIGETEEGLTAKAIPYEVGCALFQEVAKGQITGDIHGMLKLLFHREDRRLLGVHIIGERASELIHIGQAVMSFGGTIDYFKDTVFNYPTLSDAYKVAALNGLNKL
- the sat gene encoding sulfate adenylyltransferase, translating into MMGLIEPHGGRLVNRILEGKERDAISEKAQKLKKTHLSDREISDLEMIAIGAFSPLEGFMKKGDYNSVMDNMKLSNGLPWTIPITLSVTKDEAKNIKEGEDASLVNDAGEILAVLHVEEKFSHDKEKEAIQVYGTKDMAHPGVAKVFEMGDILLGGKVSVIHRVKQEKFKKYRLDPVETRHLFKEKGWKRVVGFQTRNPIHRAHEYIQKCALEVVDGLMIHPIVGETKGDDISAAVRMKCYEVLLENYYPKDRVALVVNPAAMRYAGPKEAIFHALIRKNYGCTHFIVGRDHAGVGNYYGTFDAHYIFDEFDPQEIGITPMFFDHTFYCKKCEGMASYKSCPHDSSHHVTLSGTKVREMLRAGAMPPPQFSRPEVANVLIEAMKMV
- a CDS encoding phosphoadenylyl-sulfate reductase, encoding MKIEDITKETLDKLNKMSAEELIKWAFENFREKCAIGTSLQLTGAVITDLASRHLKKFRVFTIDTLRLHPETYEAISAAEKRYGLTIEKFYPEEGALENMIKKFGEYLFFMDKAKQEYCCFIRKVEPNRRALKTLDVWITGLRRDQSNYRKTVSKAEIIEEDGRKILKLNPLADWSMEDIWQYIKENNLPYNKLFDKDYDSIGCIICSTPLVKGEPPRSGRWRWFHKEDEKKECGIHK
- a CDS encoding carboxypeptidase regulatory-like domain-containing protein, producing MKQIKILLKAIVLFIILFILSVNIADAETIRGTVKYKSADDAGKAVVYIENTGGTFIPSGKNPIMDQIDMTFVPYVLPVLVGTTVDFHNSDGLLNNIYTPSWAGYKFNLGTYPKGVVRPFTFDRLGEVVVLCNIHPMMEAYILALKNPYFVVPDKDGKYQIKDLPPGVYNLKMWYKKAVSPVKSITVEKGKETVADFR